GACGCTTCGCGACCGATTGGCCGATGTGGAGTGCGGCAGACCCCTGCCGCTTTGGTCCCCCCCGCGGAGCGGGGATCCCCTCCAGGGATATCGAAAAGCTGTAGAGGGCTACAGCACTCCAAGACGCTTCGCGACCGACTGGCCGATATGGAGTGCGGCAGACCCCTGCCGCTTTGGTCCCCCCCGCGGAGCGGGCATCCCCTCCAGGGATATCGAAAAGCTGTAGAGGGCTACAGCACTCCAAGACGCTTCGCGACCGGCGGGCCGATATGGAGTGCGGCAGACCCCTGCCGCTTTGGTCCCCCCCGCGGAGCGGGGATCCCCTCCAGGGATATCGAAAAGCTGTAGAGGGCTACAGCACTCCAAGACGCTTCGCGACCGGCGGGCCGATATGGAGTGCGGCAGACCCCTGCCGCTTTGGTCCCCCCGCGGAGCGGGGATCCCCTCCAGGGATATCGAAAAGCTTGTTACCAACCGCACGTCGCCATCGTCTGAAGCAGCCGTGCCAGCCTGTCATCATCCTAACGCCGACTCAACGAGACCGCGGCTCCTCCATGCTTTCCCGTCGTTCTGCATCTGTTTTTTATTAACCTTTGGCTTCCGATGCCCGACGAAGGCCGCCGAGGAGGTTGCCCCAGCAAAACCGGCCAAGCCCATCCCGGCCCTAGACCTCTTTGTTCAAGGAGAGATTCCCAGAGTTCGCCTCGAGTTATCGGAGGACGCGATGGACCAGCTTCGGCAAAAACCCCGAAAGTATGTGTCGGGTCGAGTTGTCGAAGGAACACGGGTGTATACCAACGTCTCGATTCGCCTGAAAGGCGGGCCAGGAAGCTTTCGACCTCTGGATGAGCGACCCGCATTCACGGTGAACTTTGATCGCCTGGCCCCTGGACAAACTTTTCACGGCCTCAAGAAGATCCACCTCAACAACTCGGTTCAGGACTCCAGCTACCTGGCTGAAAAGCTATGTCGCGAGATGTTTGAAGCAGCGGGCGTCCCGGCACCCCGCGCCGGTCATGCGCTGGTAGCGCTCAATGCGAGAAACCTGGGCCTCTTCGTGCTGGTGGAAGGGGTGAACAAGCAGTTCCTCAAGCGGCATTTCTCAGACGCGGGCGGAAATGTTTACGACGGACATGCTCAGCAGGATGTAAATCAACGTCTCCGTATCAACTCGGGTGACGAACCCAAGGACCGTTCCCGCCTGACCGCATTGGCCGCAGCGGCTCAGCTGGAGGATTTGAAGGCTCGCAGGACTGCCCTGGAACAAACGCTTGATGTCGATCGGTTTCTCTCGTTCATGGCCTTGGAGGTCATCCTCTCGCACTGGGATGGTTACTCGCTGGGACGAAATAACTTTCGCATCTTCCACGACCGCGAAGCCAATCGCATGGTGTTCTTGCCACAGGGTCTGGACCAGACCTTCCAGCCCAGAAACATTGCCGCTGTCCCCTCCATGTCCGGCCTGGTCGCCAAATCGGTGATGGAGGTCTCCGAGTTCCGACAACGGTTTCGGGCGCGTCAGACGGAGCTGTTGACCAATACGCTACGAGCCGACATCTGGGTGAAACGACTGCGCCAAGTGGCGGCCAAAGTCGAACGTGAGCTCGAGATCGAAGGAAACCCCCAAGCCGAAACCTACATCAAGCAGGCGGCCGCCTATCGTCGCCGACTGCAAAAGCGTTTGGGGGCCCTAAGCCCAAGCCCGGGAATGGAATAACCACGGATTTCTCGGATGACACGGATTGAGAAGGCTTTGTGACATTCCTAAGAAGGACTTCGCACTCCTTCTTCGAGTGATGAGGGTCGTCCGTCCAAATCTTTGCCCATCCGCGTCATCCGTGAAATCCGTGGTAACTCCGTTCCTGGATTTGGGCTAAATCACACCCAGCCTCACGGGCGCGTGAGCGTCCTCATACTGGCCGCGAAGCGCTCGCCCAAAGTGACCATTCCGTTGGCGGTATAGTGGGCATCATCGCCAGTTGTCCGCGGTAAATCGCGGGTAACCACCAACGCGGCGTAGGGATCCTGTTCGCACACCGAGGTCTGAGCGGCCTGGACGACAGGGTGGAAGATCCACTTGTCTGAAACTTGGCCAATCACAAAGGGCAGCGCCGGCTGCCCCAAGTCCGCTCGCAAATGCTTAATGAGGCCCGCGAGCAGCACTGGATAGTCCTTGGCCATCTTGGGGCTGATGCCCGCCTCGTGCTCACCCTGCATCCATAAAAAGCCTGCCAAACGATGCCTCGTTCCCTGGTCCTTCAAAGCCTGCAAGGCGTCCCTCACATTCACGAGCAGGTTAGTGTAAAGACTTCCGGCGGGTTGGCTGGGCTCAGGCCAATGCCAGTTCCTTCCGTGGTCGTTGAAGTTGATCAGCTGTGGATGAGCGATGTAATCGTCGTAGTCTTTGCTTCGAGCGATGCCGGTTCCCCCGACGGCATACTTAATGATCGCAATGCGAGCCTGCGGTTGTGCGGTGGCCAGGCTGTGACCGAAAGTGATTTCAGGACCAAAGGCATGAGGGTTGATGCCCGACGCACCCACCTGCAGCACTGTCCAAGTGTTCTTCAGCCCCGCCTTGGCGTTGCTCCCCGGCCAGAACAAAACATTGGTCTGTCGCCGCCACACGTCAGGAAAGGGCGCCGGAGTGTAAGTGGTGGCATGGTTGTGTCCCTCAGCATTGGACTGTCCCGCGAGAACATAGACATCGGTGATCGGCTCACTTTCGCCCAGCGCACGGCCGACCATCCCCAACCACAGCACTCCCACTCGCAGGACCCGCATCGCGTGCTTCAGCATAAGCTTAACCCACCTTCGGCGGTGCGAAGCCTTCACGATACTCGCGCGACAGCACCTCCCGATTAGCCTGCTCATGATTGGTGAAGCGGAAATTCGCCGAGTCCCAGTGAAGTTCCTGGCCTGGAAAACGCGTCGCCTTGACCGCCAGCAAGACCGGTTCGGTGATCCGCCACGCGATACTAAAAGGGGTCCAAAGAGGCTTCTTGTTCCCCAAGCAGGTGTCGGCCCAGTCTTTCCAATGGTTGCGGGGCGCCACGACGGGCTTGGGTTCGTTCTCCACCTCTTTGCCCTTGCGAAAGATGGTCATATCCCCGGCGGCCTCCACCAACAGCGCTCCTTCCTCACAGACCACGAGAATGTAGTTGGAGCGGATGTCAGGCAAAGGCAGTCCCAGTGCCGCAAAGGAGGGCTTCAGAGCGTTGTCGTTGTAGTGAATGACAAATTTCTCGCGGGCAAAGTTGCCGCCGCCCGGATACGTGATTGTGCTCTGGTCATGCGCCGAGTGTCCGGTGTTGGATGGCCGAATGGTGTGGGTCTGGACCGATTCGGGAGCCGGCATATCATAGGCGAAATAGAACAGGTCGAGCAAGTGACAGCCCCAGTCGCCCAATTGGCCGGTACCGGTTTCCCAATATTCGCGCCAGGAGCCCGGAGCGAGCGCCTCATTGTATCCGAGCTGCTGCGTGAGCGGCCCCAGCCACAAATCCCAGTTCAAGTAATCAGGGACTGGCTTGGCAGGCGGATAGGGCTTCCATGCCTCAGGAAAGCTATCAGGTTTGGAAGGTCCACCCGTCCAGACATACCCTTCGACGGGTCGTCCCAGCTGGTTGCTCTTCAGAATCTCGACCGCCTGCATTCGTCCCCTCTCGCAAGCCCGCTGATTTCCCATCTGGGTCACTAGGTTCGGACGAGCCTGGAGCCCGTCACGAATCATCCGCAGCTCGCTCAGCTGATGAACCAGCGGCTTCTGACCGTAGATGTGTTTGTTGTGCTGCATCGCCGTCAACATCATCGGCGCATGATGGAAGTCAGGGGTGTCCACGATCACGGCATCGAACTGGTCTGCCCGGTTGGCAAAGACTTCCCGGTAATCCGCCGCCTTAAACGCTCCCGGATAACCACTAGCCACCTTCTCCAGAACGTTCCTGTCGACATCACAGAAGCCGGCGAACTCGACCATCGGATGCCCTTTGAGTCCGCCCCGTTGCATGCCACCGACGCCCCCGGCACCAATCTGAACGACGCGCAGCCGGCTGTTTTTGTTGGTCTGGGCGCGCGTCGTGAAGCTCGGCGCGGTCATCCCGACGGTGACAATAGCGCCGCTCTTCAGGAAGGTGCGGCGAGTGACAGGGTGTTTCATGGCCGTAGAATACTGGACTTGCTCTCAAAGGGAAGGGAATCAACAGCGCAAGACCCCGCCGTCCCCTTCGAGCGCCCCCGATGGGCCGACACGGCCCACACTACAATTGTAGAGACGTCCGTCTCCGGACGTTCCCCCGCGCCCCAAGACCAGCAGGCCCAAATGTCTCACAGTAGGCACTAAGCTCACGAAGGTCCCAAGCCGAAGAAAACCGGACCAAGCAAAAAGAGACTTTTCAACCGCAATGGACGCGAAGGACGCGATGTGGGGCCCCGAAGGGATGAAAGCCGAGTTTTCCTCCGTGTAGTCTGCGTGGTCCGTGGGTAACATCGTCGGTGTCCCCTCCCTCAGAGAGCTTTGTGATCGATTGGCCTGCGTAGCCACCAAGGCGAAGAAGGGTGCCTTCGAGTGATACACTCAGCCGTCCCTTCGCGCCCAATCGCAGCTTGTCTGGGTTTCGTTGTTGCGATGGTGCTCACCGCCCATCCAGTATGGTGCCAGACGTGGTAAGCTCCCACTCCAGGAGTCCCTAGTCTGAGACCTATGCCAGCACTATTCAATTCCTACAACCTCAAGAGCCTCACGTTCCGCAATCGGATCGCCGTGTCCCCCATGTGTCAGTATTCCGCCACCGACGGTGTAGCGCAGGCCTGGCACCAAGGGCACTACACCGGCTTGGCCCGAGGCGGAGCCAGTTTGGTAGTCATCGAAGCGACTGCCGTCAGCCCGGAAGGCCGCATCAGTCCCGAATGTCTCGGCCTCTGGAATGACGAACAGGCGGCGGCGCTGGCTCCGATCGTGGCGTCGATCAAAGCTGCCGGGGCAATTCCAGGAATTCAAATCGCTCATGCGGGCCGCAAAGCGTCCGCGAACCGTCCCTGGGCCGGAGACGACCATATCCCGGAAAGTGACCCCAGGAGCTGGCAACCGATTGCGCCTTCAGCCGTGGCTTTCGGAGCGAACTTGCCCCGCGTGCCACGCGAGATGACAGCCACAGACATCCGACGCGTGCAGGCTGATTTCGTCGCCGCAGCTCAGCGCGCTCGCGATCTGGGGATCGAGTTCCTCATGCTGCATTTCGCCCACGGTTACTTGGCCCAAAGTTTTCTTTCGACGTGGTCGAATCAACGACCGGACGAGTATGGGGGAAGCGTTGAGAATCGATCCCGTTTTCATAACCAAACCGTGGAAGCCGTGCGTCGGGTGTGGCCAGATCGGCTGCCGCTCTGCGCCCGACTCGGGGTCCTCGAGTTCGACGGAAAGGATGAAGCCACGCTGTCGGATTCCATCCAAGTGGTGAAGGGACTCCAGCAGCGCGGACTGGATTTCCTCGATGTAAGCATGGGCTTCTCCACTCCGTCGGCCCAGATCCCGTGGGGACCCGCCATGATGGGGCCCATCGCGCGACGCGTCCTGAAGGAGACAGGATTGCCCGGGGCCACCTCGTGGAACATCAGCACCCCGGAATTGGCCGAAGAGCTAGTGGGAAGCGGAACGGTGGACATGGTGATGATCGGCCGCCAGCTGCTTGCCGATCCTCATTGGCCGTATGCCGCCGCCAAAAAGCTGGGAGTTGAGAAACCTTCTTGGGTATTGCCAGCACCTTACGCCCACTGGCTTGAGCGCTACCGAGGTTGAAACAGCATCGCACTCAGAGCAAGAGGGTACCCCGAAGCTCCGATCCACGGAGCTTCCTCAATTGCAGCGTACGCTGTGCCGAATGAGATCCCACGAGTAGTCGTGTGGAATCTCCAATCGCAGGCTTTACGGCATCACCCTCACCACATTCGTTGCACTTCGGTTCTCCCCAAGCCCCCGTTCACATGACGCCTCCTCTAGGGGAAACGTCCCGAGATGCTTAGGTGGGCCGATCGGTCCGGCGTCATTCCCGACGGGCTTGGTGCTGGCTCCAACAGCTGGCACGCCCGCATCCGATTTCCTGGATGACAGGATCTCAGAGACATACCCCTTAAGAGTCTCGATCGACTGCCGTCCCACCAAGCGCCGGCCATTGATAAAGGTGGTCGGGGTAGCTCGAATGCCCAGCGACTCCCCCTCCGCCTCGTCTCGCTCGACCATCGCTTTGAACTTCGGGTCGACCATACCTCGCTGGAACACGTCCGAAAGAATGCCCACGGCCATGGCCCGCTCGCGAAGGTCGGGTTGCCCCTGCTCTAGAGCCTCGTTCATGATGGCCTGGTGCATCTCCCAGAACCGGCCTTGGCTCGACGCCACCATGGATGCCAAATGAGGAAGCAACCCCGGGCCCTGGCTCTCCAACGGGTAATGTTTGAACACGCGCCGAATCTGATGGGGATAGGCGGCGACCAGTTCCGAAAGTACTTGGGAATGGATGCGACAAAAGCCGCATCGAAAATCAGTGAACTCAATGATCGTGACCGGCGCGTCCGTCGATCCGAAAGATGGGGAGCCCTCAAGATCGAGTTTGAGGCTTTCCGCCGGCAGCGATTCCCAGGCGGGTGCCGCGGGTCGCGTGGAGCCACGCAGCAGCGACTTGAGACCATCAAGGCCATCAAACCGAGCACCGTTCAAGAAGACAGTCGGTGTCGATTTTACTCCGAGGCCACGCGCTTCGGCAATGTCCTTGGCCACCATGTTCCGAAACTGGCGGTCGTCCAGAGCGGTCTCGAAGCGGTCTCGGTCAAGCCCTAGCGACTCAGCCAGCCTCAGCAGCACGCTGCCCGCGGGCTTGGCTTGTTTGAAGAGGAGATCATGCATCTCGAGGAACTTTCCCTGGGCGCCCGCAGCCAGGACTGCCTCGTGCGCCGCGATGGCCTCAGTGCTGGATGGGGCATGTTTGAAGATCCTCTGAATGCTGAGATGCCGGGATTGTGCCAGGGCATCCAGGAGTCCATTGACCTCAGCGCACGGCGCGGAGTGGAAGTCAGAAAAGACGAGAGCGACTACTTCCGTCAGTGCAGGTGTCGCGTTGGTCTCGTGACCGGGATGAGCGATTAAGCGGTTGGCGGTCAGGAACACGATGGCGAAGACTAAGGTCCAGACATGTTTCATTTTCGTGGGGAGGAAAAATTGCATTGCGCGCGCTTCCGAGCGTTCTCAGGGAATCACCTGAAAGACGGGAGAAACGCCCTGGTAGGGAGTGATGCTCCCGCCCGAGTCCAAGGAGAAGCCCTGATGGAAGACCCGATATGTCCCGGTCGGTGTGTCCACACCAATGTCCCAACTTACCGTCGATTTTGACGCAGCCACACCCACTCGTTCCCACTGGAAGGTAGTATCCCAATCGGCATCCGTGCGCAGGGTCACCCAGCCAGCACCGGTGAGTTGCTGCACTTCGAAGAAACTCGGAAGCGCGTCAACCATCCGGTTATTAATGGTGCCGAAGACGTTCTTGGGATGGCCTCCCCAGAAGCTGACGGACATGCGATCGCCCCGCCTGTAACGGCGTTCCGTCTCCGGGCGCACCCACGTCGGATCCAAGACCAACTCCCCGAAGGCCACCGCGGGTCCCGTGCACGCCTCGAAGGAATCCACCGGATTCGCATTCCGCATCCACCCATTGCAGGACCAGCACTCGTTGCGGCCCACATCCAGGAACCAGTCCAAACCGCGATCCGCGCAGGCGAAATTGCCAAATCGAGTGGCGTGGGTCCGAACGGTAGGGATCACCACCTCGCAGGCGGAGGCTGAATCAATCGGGAGGACCGTCCGATTGAAACCTGGAGGACAACTCCAGCAGGCACCGGTCAGGAGATCACGGAACTGGCCCACCGGACACAGTCCCCCAAAACGAGTCCCAGCCGACAAGCTGGCCGGAATGACCCGCTCACAAGCGCGAGGATCGTCCACCCGGAAGATGGTGCGGTTGTACTCGGCCGGACAGCTCCAGCAGAATCCCAGATCCCTGAACTGACCTGGCGGACAGAGCTCCCCGTGCCGTGTGGCGAAGGAGCCGGCAGCCGGGATCACCCGTTCGCAAGCACCGCGAGAATCGTCCCATGACCGGAAAATGAATTTGCCACTGCCGTCCGGACATCGGTAGCAGCGTCCCAGAATGATGTCATATTCATAGCCGGCCGGACAATTGAACAGGCTGCCGGCAGCACTGAGCGGAGCCAGGAACTCCGATGTGGCTGGACGTTCGCAGGCCCAGGGGTCTCCGATCGGGAATATCGTCCGATTGTAGCCCGCCGGACAGCTCCAGCACGCGCCGGCAAGGAGGTCGAAAAACTGACCAGGACCGCAGCCCTCCGGTCCATGCTGAGCGGCAGGTGCGAAGAGCGACTGCGCCGGACGTTCGCAGGCTGCGTTGCCCTCAATGGGAAAGACCGTCCGGTTGTAGCCGTCCGGACAACTCCAGCAGGCCCCGGTGATGAGGTCGAAGAACTGACCAGGACCGCAGCCCGCTGGCCCATGTCGCGTCGCGCCGGTGAATTCAGAACGGCCGGGCACTTCGCACGCCTCCGCCCCGTCGATGCCAAACACGGTTCGATTATAGCCCGGGGGACAACTCCAGCACGCACCCGTAGGCAAATCGAAGAACTGGCCGTCCGGACATCCCGCCTTGCCCTTATACTCAGCTGGACGCGCCTGAGGAAGAGGTTGAAGGTCGAACAGGGGATCCGAAGCGATGAGAGGGTTTCCGATAACCACGCCGTGAATCTCCGGTGCCTGGGTTCGAGGCATGGCCTCGGTCGCTGTCGGGGTTCCGTTGAGGAGGGCCTGGGAGAGCTCGGCAAACTTCGTTTGATAAGCCGCTAGCGTGAACGCTCCGAATTGGGTGGAGGCCGCCTCGTAGTTCTGACCCGGCAAGGCGTTTTCCTTGGGCACGATATGCACATATTCCTCATAGGTGGTTACGTATCCGGAATAGTCATTCGCCAAACCCGCGATGATCGTGTGCGTCTCCGGTCCCAGGATGGACTCGACGGTCTTACGCAGACGGGATCCAGCCATACTCGTGAATTCCGCCGGCACCGAGAGGATGGCCAGGCTTCCGATGCGGAGAATCGATATCGGAATGATCTGCGGGGTCCAAGTGAGGCCAAAACCGGCATCCGTCGCCGTCGTGATAATGACATGCTTGGGAACATGGCGCGCCTCGAAGTCGAGGGTGACCGGGTCGAGCGGCTTAAAGACCTCGGTGATCTCCTTGAGGAAATCGATGAGGCCTCCTGACAGGCCAACCCCATCGCGGGTACCTGCCAGGAAGTCCACACCCATCGCTCCTCGGTAAGTGGTCCACGGCACCGCCGGTTGGCCCCGGTCAGGACACGAAGCACACGGTGGGAGGCCCACGCCCGGAACGTTGTAAGGGTACAGGTTCAGTGGGTTGACCACCACCGAGGTGATGGCCAGATACATGTGCCTGAAGTCAACATCGCCGAACACTCTCTTGGGACTGCCAGCAGAGCCGCTGTAGAGTTCCATGGCCTTGCTGAACTGGCGCGAGCCGATGGTGGTCACGCGCAGGAGATCGTTTTCGTTATTGGTAGGCCAAGCGCTGAGGCCAGACGGCCAGGCGTTGGTGGATGTCCAAAGATTAGCAGTCAGGTCGCCTTCGTTGGAATTGGCAAAACCAGCGACGAATCCAGACGACTCTCCGGCTCGCCCATGACCCGGATAGAACGTTCCCTTCTCGCGCTCGAACAGGTACGACGCGAGCCCCTTGTTGTCGCCCGTTAGAAGCCGGTTTTCCAACGAGTAGGAGACGCCGTGCACGGGGAACCAGTTGAACATACCAATCTCACGTCGGTTCGAGTGCTCGAAACGAAGACACAGCATCTCAGTATCCCGATTGTCCGACCCAAACGGGTTCTTGAGCGCCGGGTGATAGGTTTCGACGTTCTGTTTAAAGCTTTCCGGCTCACGATTTTCATTCGCATTGAGCAACTGTCCGGAGTTGAGAAGAATCTTGCCGGGCGCGAGATTGCGGTGCGCCTTTTTGATCGCCATAAAGATCCCATGCACCATGGCCTCATAGGTCTGCCAGGCGTAGCCGCCCGTCGGATAATTGTAGAGCGGATGGTGGGAATGCCCGCTCGCACCTCCGTGGGTATGAGTCGCGCTGAGAACGATGTTGGCGAACGAGTAGTGGTTCTTCAGCTCATCGTCGGCCTGGAGTCGGTCGTGAACCCCTTGAGTGACCGCATGAAAAACCTGCCCGGTGTCTACCACTACAAACACCACCCGCTTGTCGCTCGCGCCGCGTCCGCCGGCAATGAATGCCCGCGCCCACTGGCGATCGTGAATACCGGCGGATCGTTGATCGCCCGACGCGTAGCCCATCATGCCCCCATCTGCCGCCGGTCCCGTAATGTCGTGCATACCGCGCCCGACCAGGTAGGGATAGAGCCCGAGATTCGATTCATCACGCAGGTAATCCTCCAGTCGGGTCCGGCCGCTGGAGGGCGAAATTTGGACAGCGTCCGAGGCGTCAAATGCCGACAGAGGCGGATGATTGAACTCGTAGAGGTCGTCGATGCCGTCGTTGTCAGCGTCCAAAGGATCCGCCGCTCGCACCCGGGTGACGCGATAATAACCGGTCCGCGGCGAGGGATTCGGATCTTGGAGACGTCCAATGTTCTGGGTGCCAGGAGCCATGTCCACGGGTGTCTCCGCCCCGGTCTCCAAGTTCAAACGACGCAGCACATGATAAAAGGCCGGGGACGACTCATGGTCGATCAGGACTTTCCCCCCCGAAGGCTGCAAATTCAGGATCCGGAAAGCGGGTTGAGCACCAGCGGGAGTCGTGAGCGCTACGGCTGCTACCATCGAAGCCAGGCACAGGAAAACGGGGAGAAAGGGAACATTGGGCTTCATGAGCAATATTGGAACTGAGTTCGGCACGACTGCACTGGGTGGCACACCGCATCAAGCCAGGGTATGTCCATACGATTCTAAACCGTTTTTCGGAGTTCTTTACAGCGGACGGGCGTCCCTGCTCATCGGCGGGCAAATGATCCAGCGTCATGTCTCAGCCATGGGAATTAGTCGGAGAAAGCGTCTGGAAACCAGGGACTTGGCCAGACGGAGCCCTTCAGATGTCTCACGGTTCCCATCCCAAGTTGCACTCGGGATGGGCTTTCCGAAAGGCCGCGATGCCAGCTTGGGTCAGGTTGCTACATTCGTACACGCTGAGATGCTTCAAAGCAGGAATCTTCGATAACTCCGCCAAACCCGCGTCAGTAATGGCAGGATTGCCATCGAGTCCAAGCTCCTGGAGCGCATGCCGGCTGAGTTTCCGCAGGCTGGCGTCGGTGATGCGTGTTTTGGCGAGTCCAATCCGGCGGATGTTTGGACACTGCTCGACCAAAGCGCTGACCCCGGCGTCGTCGAAGCTGCAATGCATGAACAGAACGGCCTCCAAGGTGGGAAGGCACCGGAGCATGTGGAGGTTACTCCCCTTCAGTGGGTCGTTGGGCTGTTCGCTATTATCCAGCGTGAGCATTCGGAGTCTCTCCAGGGGGGCAATGATGGCAAACAGGCGATCCCCACCGCCTTGGCAATTCTCAATGGTCAGAGAGCCCAGATCAGGATTCTGAGCCAGGAACGTAAAATCATCGGCGATCAAGTTGAGATCGCGAAGGAAACATAACCGGAGCTTGGTCAACGTCGCAGCATGGGTTCGGAACTCTGCAGCTGTGATCGCAGGAAGCTTAACTTTGGCTTCGTCGGCCGGTATCCAGTGATCCAGCCACAGCTCCCGAACCTCGAGATCGCCCGGCGGTAGCGGCTTTCCGGCATCCACGCGGGTGAGTCGCCCCGCCGGGTCGGACAGCTTGATGTATCCAAGCGGGCCGTTGACGTCGTGAAACCACTCCAAGGCACGACGGGCCAACCGCTGCGCCTCCTGGCTGCGGCCGACGCTCGCGATGGGAGAAGCGGGCAGTTCCGACTTCGGTTCGTCCCGACTGAGAGCGAACAGAATCAGGGAAGCGACCACCGCGATCGACACCACGGCGAGAACCGACGTGCGCGGATGCCGAAACACCCAGAGTGCCTGGTCGGGGCTGGAAGTGCCGGGGGCGGCGAGGACGGGTTCGAGTCGGAGCCAACGCTCAAGGTCATCCGCAAGGTCAGCAGCGCTGGCATAGCGATCTTCCGGCGATTTGCGTAAACAGCACAGA
This window of the Verrucomicrobiales bacterium genome carries:
- a CDS encoding CotH kinase family protein; amino-acid sequence: MDQLRQKPRKYVSGRVVEGTRVYTNVSIRLKGGPGSFRPLDERPAFTVNFDRLAPGQTFHGLKKIHLNNSVQDSSYLAEKLCREMFEAAGVPAPRAGHALVALNARNLGLFVLVEGVNKQFLKRHFSDAGGNVYDGHAQQDVNQRLRINSGDEPKDRSRLTALAAAAQLEDLKARRTALEQTLDVDRFLSFMALEVILSHWDGYSLGRNNFRIFHDREANRMVFLPQGLDQTFQPRNIAAVPSMSGLVAKSVMEVSEFRQRFRARQTELLTNTLRADIWVKRLRQVAAKVERELEIEGNPQAETYIKQAAAYRRRLQKRLGALSPSPGME
- a CDS encoding Gfo/Idh/MocA family oxidoreductase — its product is MKHPVTRRTFLKSGAIVTVGMTAPSFTTRAQTNKNSRLRVVQIGAGGVGGMQRGGLKGHPMVEFAGFCDVDRNVLEKVASGYPGAFKAADYREVFANRADQFDAVIVDTPDFHHAPMMLTAMQHNKHIYGQKPLVHQLSELRMIRDGLQARPNLVTQMGNQRACERGRMQAVEILKSNQLGRPVEGYVWTGGPSKPDSFPEAWKPYPPAKPVPDYLNWDLWLGPLTQQLGYNEALAPGSWREYWETGTGQLGDWGCHLLDLFYFAYDMPAPESVQTHTIRPSNTGHSAHDQSTITYPGGGNFAREKFVIHYNDNALKPSFAALGLPLPDIRSNYILVVCEEGALLVEAAGDMTIFRKGKEVENEPKPVVAPRNHWKDWADTCLGNKKPLWTPFSIAWRITEPVLLAVKATRFPGQELHWDSANFRFTNHEQANREVLSREYREGFAPPKVG
- a CDS encoding NADH:flavin oxidoreductase/NADH oxidase, with translation MPALFNSYNLKSLTFRNRIAVSPMCQYSATDGVAQAWHQGHYTGLARGGASLVVIEATAVSPEGRISPECLGLWNDEQAAALAPIVASIKAAGAIPGIQIAHAGRKASANRPWAGDDHIPESDPRSWQPIAPSAVAFGANLPRVPREMTATDIRRVQADFVAAAQRARDLGIEFLMLHFAHGYLAQSFLSTWSNQRPDEYGGSVENRSRFHNQTVEAVRRVWPDRLPLCARLGVLEFDGKDEATLSDSIQVVKGLQQRGLDFLDVSMGFSTPSAQIPWGPAMMGPIARRVLKETGLPGATSWNISTPELAEELVGSGTVDMVMIGRQLLADPHWPYAAAKKLGVEKPSWVLPAPYAHWLERYRG
- a CDS encoding thioredoxin domain-containing protein — encoded protein: MKHVWTLVFAIVFLTANRLIAHPGHETNATPALTEVVALVFSDFHSAPCAEVNGLLDALAQSRHLSIQRIFKHAPSSTEAIAAHEAVLAAGAQGKFLEMHDLLFKQAKPAGSVLLRLAESLGLDRDRFETALDDRQFRNMVAKDIAEARGLGVKSTPTVFLNGARFDGLDGLKSLLRGSTRPAAPAWESLPAESLKLDLEGSPSFGSTDAPVTIIEFTDFRCGFCRIHSQVLSELVAAYPHQIRRVFKHYPLESQGPGLLPHLASMVASSQGRFWEMHQAIMNEALEQGQPDLRERAMAVGILSDVFQRGMVDPKFKAMVERDEAEGESLGIRATPTTFINGRRLVGRQSIETLKGYVSEILSSRKSDAGVPAVGASTKPVGNDAGPIGPPKHLGTFPLEEASCERGLGENRSATNVVRVMP
- a CDS encoding neutral/alkaline non-lysosomal ceramidase N-terminal domain-containing protein, translated to MKPNVPFLPVFLCLASMVAAVALTTPAGAQPAFRILNLQPSGGKVLIDHESSPAFYHVLRRLNLETGAETPVDMAPGTQNIGRLQDPNPSPRTGYYRVTRVRAADPLDADNDGIDDLYEFNHPPLSAFDASDAVQISPSSGRTRLEDYLRDESNLGLYPYLVGRGMHDITGPAADGGMMGYASGDQRSAGIHDRQWARAFIAGGRGASDKRVVFVVVDTGQVFHAVTQGVHDRLQADDELKNHYSFANIVLSATHTHGGASGHSHHPLYNYPTGGYAWQTYEAMVHGIFMAIKKAHRNLAPGKILLNSGQLLNANENREPESFKQNVETYHPALKNPFGSDNRDTEMLCLRFEHSNRREIGMFNWFPVHGVSYSLENRLLTGDNKGLASYLFEREKGTFYPGHGRAGESSGFVAGFANSNEGDLTANLWTSTNAWPSGLSAWPTNNENDLLRVTTIGSRQFSKAMELYSGSAGSPKRVFGDVDFRHMYLAITSVVVNPLNLYPYNVPGVGLPPCASCPDRGQPAVPWTTYRGAMGVDFLAGTRDGVGLSGGLIDFLKEITEVFKPLDPVTLDFEARHVPKHVIITTATDAGFGLTWTPQIIPISILRIGSLAILSVPAEFTSMAGSRLRKTVESILGPETHTIIAGLANDYSGYVTTYEEYVHIVPKENALPGQNYEAASTQFGAFTLAAYQTKFAELSQALLNGTPTATEAMPRTQAPEIHGVVIGNPLIASDPLFDLQPLPQARPAEYKGKAGCPDGQFFDLPTGACWSCPPGYNRTVFGIDGAEACEVPGRSEFTGATRHGPAGCGPGQFFDLITGACWSCPDGYNRTVFPIEGNAACERPAQSLFAPAAQHGPEGCGPGQFFDLLAGACWSCPAGYNRTIFPIGDPWACERPATSEFLAPLSAAGSLFNCPAGYEYDIILGRCYRCPDGSGKFIFRSWDDSRGACERVIPAAGSFATRHGELCPPGQFRDLGFCWSCPAEYNRTIFRVDDPRACERVIPASLSAGTRFGGLCPVGQFRDLLTGACWSCPPGFNRTVLPIDSASACEVVIPTVRTHATRFGNFACADRGLDWFLDVGRNECWSCNGWMRNANPVDSFEACTGPAVAFGELVLDPTWVRPETERRYRRGDRMSVSFWGGHPKNVFGTINNRMVDALPSFFEVQQLTGAGWVTLRTDADWDTTFQWERVGVAASKSTVSWDIGVDTPTGTYRVFHQGFSLDSGGSITPYQGVSPVFQVIP